From Myxococcales bacterium, a single genomic window includes:
- a CDS encoding HNH endonuclease — MHCPYCGYDKPDEFTDEHVVPRALGGGVQPTNPFILRICEPCNSACGRWIDGPFVRSWLIHNARAACAVEFCDPTAKPVVPLTFIGAMKAWSHDGTICDFWLGPFGDHIYHVHQSHPDQPTFVGKPPHVRNSDWDPGAVYIAYVTRDPIWHDIIWRSAKAALRGAPIHFVNAAPKGHLPPHPPVPTERAHHIEFIKSLPVGEMRDHEVAISTDLGARFLAKLALGFGCLFLSPGFATSSDAAQLRRFLWGRNSDERDNVPIRGSGFLGSNEELVKTFGWESCHTLALFPSGGELAMVVVFYGRHGAALVMSSDPNHWRGHMGDSGAAWVVAPGLRRCAGPTPLAEFLVEKHSGNPTGVLADLCEQLARASRFEVPPRSQARR; from the coding sequence ATGCATTGCCCATACTGTGGCTACGACAAGCCGGACGAGTTCACGGACGAACATGTGGTCCCCCGAGCCCTCGGCGGCGGCGTCCAACCGACAAATCCCTTCATCCTACGCATTTGCGAACCCTGCAATTCCGCGTGCGGGCGCTGGATCGACGGTCCATTTGTCCGTAGCTGGTTGATCCACAACGCGCGCGCGGCCTGCGCCGTGGAGTTCTGTGACCCGACCGCGAAGCCGGTTGTCCCGTTGACCTTCATTGGTGCGATGAAGGCTTGGTCTCACGACGGAACAATCTGCGACTTCTGGCTTGGCCCCTTTGGCGATCACATCTACCACGTTCACCAATCCCACCCGGATCAGCCCACCTTTGTCGGGAAACCTCCGCATGTGCGCAACTCAGACTGGGATCCCGGAGCGGTCTACATCGCATACGTCACGCGCGATCCGATCTGGCACGACATCATCTGGAGAAGCGCAAAAGCCGCGTTACGCGGGGCCCCGATTCACTTCGTGAACGCAGCGCCCAAAGGCCATCTGCCACCGCACCCGCCCGTACCGACGGAGCGGGCTCATCACATCGAGTTCATCAAGTCATTGCCAGTGGGGGAGATGCGCGACCACGAGGTAGCGATCTCAACCGATCTCGGCGCGCGCTTTCTGGCCAAGCTCGCCCTCGGATTCGGTTGCCTCTTCTTGTCGCCCGGGTTTGCGACCAGCTCCGACGCGGCTCAGCTTCGCCGGTTTCTTTGGGGGCGCAATTCGGACGAGCGCGACAATGTGCCCATCCGCGGATCGGGCTTCCTGGGGTCCAACGAGGAGCTGGTGAAAACGTTCGGGTGGGAGAGTTGTCACACTCTCGCCCTCTTCCCGTCCGGGGGGGAGTTGGCGATGGTCGTGGTGTTTTACGGAAGGCATGGCGCAGCGCTGGTGATGTCGTCCGACCCGAACCACTGGCGCGGCCACATGGGCGACAGTGGTGCGGCGTGGGTCGTCGCCCCGGGTCTGCGCCGCTGCGCCGGGCCGACCCCCCTGGCAGAGTTCCTCGTCGAAAAGCATTCGGGGAATCCGACGGGCGTTCTCGCAGATCTTTGCGAGCAGTTAGCGCGCGCGTCGCGCTTTGAGGTGCCGCCGAGGAGTCAGGCGAGAAGGTAG
- a CDS encoding ATP-binding protein: MTTIEDTLTKLDELRLGAMAEATRELMRAPPDQRLNFDEKLGIIVDREWTARDNRRTARRLKEAKLATHATLEDVACDPERGIAKATVRQLGTCRWVSEHHNVIVIGKTGVGKSYLGAALADAACRAGHRSLFVRVPRVLEELALARVSGTSNSLLGKLARIDVLVLDDFLLNPMTDDQRRDLLEVLEDRYGKSSTVITTQLATKTWHAALGDPTIADAICDRVVHNAHVVSLGGPSIRAKKALTKEPTKQS; this comes from the coding sequence TTGACCACCATCGAAGACACCCTCACCAAGCTCGACGAGCTGCGGCTCGGCGCCATGGCCGAGGCGACACGCGAGCTGATGCGCGCGCCGCCGGATCAACGACTCAACTTCGACGAGAAGCTCGGCATCATCGTGGATCGCGAGTGGACCGCGCGCGACAACCGGCGCACTGCACGGCGCCTGAAAGAGGCCAAGCTCGCGACCCACGCGACGTTGGAAGACGTCGCGTGCGATCCCGAGCGCGGCATCGCCAAGGCCACCGTCCGCCAGCTCGGCACCTGCCGCTGGGTCAGCGAGCACCACAACGTGATCGTGATCGGCAAGACCGGCGTCGGGAAGAGCTACCTCGGTGCCGCGCTCGCGGACGCTGCATGCCGTGCCGGGCACCGCTCGCTCTTCGTCCGCGTGCCGCGCGTGCTCGAAGAGCTGGCGCTCGCGCGTGTCTCCGGCACGTCGAACTCGCTGCTCGGCAAGCTCGCGCGCATCGACGTCCTGGTGCTCGACGACTTCTTGCTCAACCCGATGACCGACGACCAGCGCCGCGACCTGCTGGAGGTGCTCGAGGATCGCTACGGCAAGTCGTCGACCGTGATCACCACCCAGCTCGCGACGAAAACTTGGCACGCAGCGCTCGGAGATCCGACGATCGCTGACGCGATCTGCGACCGCGTCGTGCACAACGCCCACGTCGTCTCGCTCGGCGGACCCTCCATCCGCGCGAAGAAGGCCCTAACCAAGGAACCGACCAAGCAGTCCTGA
- a CDS encoding IS21 family transposase, producing MERLSMRKVRETLRLTDAGRSQREVAASLAIATGTVAGYLQRAREAGLTWERAEAMTDEAVEAALFRYLGHNEPAARAVIDFAHLHRELSRTGVTLQLLWEEYHAAATGCGESRLPYRYSQFCELYGAWRSKLSPTMRQVHRAGEKAFLDYSGKKPHIVDPQTGEEHEVELFVMVLGASNYTFAEATLTQKIVDFVGSTIRGLEYFGASPEVLVPDQLRSAVRGPDRYDPLLNETYLDFARHYELAVIPARPRKPRDKAKVEAAVLLAQRWIVARLRNSKFFSLSELNEAIAELLEDLNARPFKRLEGCRRSAFESIDLPAMRPLPALRYELRERRKVGVNIDYHVEFDFRHYSVSHTLIGQQVEVRATASIVEIFRNNERIASHPRSYGRRGTPVTCDAHRPLQHEHRTWPPERMIEWASTFGPAVATVVERTLAQYVHPDQGHRACLGLLRVAQKHGAERMDAACALALTASISRAPHRKYIEAILRQGLDREQRSPAATRAAPLEHDNVRGGEYYDRKEIVH from the coding sequence ATGGAACGACTCAGCATGCGCAAGGTTCGAGAGACTCTCCGTTTGACCGACGCTGGCCGCAGCCAGCGTGAGGTCGCTGCGTCGCTCGCGATCGCGACGGGCACTGTCGCGGGTTACCTGCAGCGCGCGCGGGAGGCGGGGCTGACGTGGGAGCGCGCGGAGGCCATGACCGACGAGGCGGTCGAGGCGGCATTGTTCCGCTACCTCGGCCACAACGAGCCGGCGGCGCGCGCGGTGATCGACTTCGCGCACCTGCATCGCGAGCTGAGTCGCACTGGCGTCACGCTGCAGCTGTTGTGGGAGGAGTATCACGCCGCGGCGACCGGCTGCGGCGAGAGTCGGCTACCGTACCGCTACAGCCAGTTCTGCGAGCTGTACGGTGCCTGGCGGAGCAAGCTGTCGCCGACGATGCGCCAGGTGCATCGCGCCGGCGAGAAGGCGTTCCTCGACTACTCGGGCAAGAAGCCGCACATCGTCGATCCGCAGACGGGCGAAGAGCACGAGGTCGAGCTGTTCGTGATGGTCCTCGGCGCCAGCAACTACACCTTCGCCGAGGCCACGCTCACCCAGAAGATCGTCGACTTCGTCGGTTCGACGATCCGCGGGCTCGAATACTTCGGAGCGTCGCCGGAGGTGCTCGTTCCTGATCAGCTGCGCAGCGCCGTCCGCGGTCCCGACCGCTACGACCCGCTGCTCAACGAGACCTACCTCGACTTCGCGAGGCACTACGAGCTCGCGGTGATCCCGGCGCGGCCGCGCAAGCCGCGGGACAAGGCCAAGGTCGAAGCGGCCGTGCTGCTGGCGCAGCGCTGGATCGTCGCGCGGCTGCGCAACAGTAAGTTCTTCAGCCTGAGCGAGCTCAACGAGGCCATCGCGGAGCTGCTCGAGGACCTCAACGCTCGGCCGTTCAAGCGGCTGGAAGGCTGTCGTCGCTCGGCATTCGAGAGCATCGACCTGCCGGCGATGCGGCCCCTGCCCGCGCTGCGCTACGAGCTGCGCGAGCGGCGCAAGGTCGGCGTCAACATCGACTACCACGTCGAGTTCGACTTCCGGCACTACAGCGTGTCGCACACGCTGATCGGCCAGCAGGTCGAGGTGCGCGCAACAGCGAGCATCGTGGAGATCTTCCGGAACAATGAGCGAATCGCGTCCCACCCGCGCAGCTATGGCAGGCGCGGCACGCCGGTCACCTGCGACGCGCATCGTCCGCTGCAGCACGAGCATCGGACGTGGCCGCCCGAGCGCATGATCGAGTGGGCCTCGACGTTCGGGCCGGCGGTCGCCACCGTGGTCGAGCGCACGCTCGCGCAGTACGTGCATCCCGACCAGGGCCACCGCGCGTGTCTCGGCCTCCTGCGTGTCGCCCAGAAGCACGGCGCCGAGCGCATGGACGCCGCGTGCGCCCTCGCGCTGACGGCGAGCATCTCGCGCGCACCGCACCGCAAGTACATCGAAGCCATCCTCCGGCAGGGACTCGACCGCGAGCAGCGGTCGCCCGCCGCCACCAGAGCTGCACCGCTCGAGCACGATAACGTGCGCGGCGGTGAGTATTACGACCGAAAGGAGATCGTCCATTGA
- a CDS encoding type IV toxin-antitoxin system AbiEi family antitoxin domain-containing protein yields the protein MPSHVEPAPSWDRLFEFAVGQEGHFTTKQAAEAGYSPQLLLKYLKNGRITRVRRGVYRIVHFPAGEHEDLAAIWLWSDREGVFSHETALMLLNLSDALPRKVNLTLPTGWIKRRFRVPKGVLLHHGDVPKNERIEIGAFPVTNALRTLIDCVDAHVAPEFIEAAVRQARARGLIDRDGAKAVQARRRAA from the coding sequence GTGCCTTCTCACGTCGAGCCTGCTCCGAGCTGGGACCGCCTGTTCGAGTTCGCGGTCGGTCAGGAGGGTCACTTCACCACGAAGCAAGCGGCTGAGGCGGGGTACTCCCCGCAGCTCCTGCTCAAGTACCTGAAGAACGGGCGGATTACCCGCGTTCGGCGTGGCGTCTATCGAATCGTTCACTTTCCGGCGGGCGAGCACGAGGACCTTGCCGCAATCTGGCTCTGGTCGGACAGGGAGGGGGTCTTCTCGCATGAGACCGCGCTCATGCTCCTCAACCTCTCGGATGCGCTCCCGCGAAAGGTGAACCTGACGCTTCCCACGGGCTGGATCAAACGTCGCTTCCGCGTGCCGAAGGGGGTCCTTCTTCACCACGGTGACGTTCCGAAGAACGAGCGCATCGAGATTGGCGCGTTCCCCGTGACGAACGCGCTTCGGACTCTGATCGATTGCGTGGACGCGCATGTGGCACCCGAGTTCATCGAGGCCGCAGTTCGACAGGCGCGGGCACGCGGGCTCATAGACAGGGACGGCGCGAAGGCGGTTCAGGCACGCCGGAGGGCCGCGTGA
- a CDS encoding DEAD/DEAH box helicase family protein: MPLLPMWEGESPEEGAETLPPDVYQVVLAQAAHRVAGELASALRRGDGQNASRLAAKLRALVTGLDAAPAASGLTPSLRAGWAIRQGDADPAAGARLFSSETPSLFDGLRAVAWNARELDIVVAYAQPAGVSLLRQLLERLVHRGARVRILLGAYLDGTHPDALRQLKELLGTGASASIRFVPDRYEHFHPKVYRVLDDAGREHLFVGSANLSYSALTGSEAVEWTLGIDESTAPALVALGRARVDMLLTTRGEPLTDQLISEYDASRRRRVLPPDDIIELDLPRTSESANAAQVKALEALVEVRRAGHQRALVVAATGLGKTVLAALDSLVVAPSGRVLFVAHRQEILLQARRTFERFRADGTCGLFNQYEKAIDARHVFASVFSLDAVGAAELTHFDYVVIDEAHHASAQTYRDVLGRVSPTFVLGLTATPERLDGGNIYELFDNVVAYEAGMLDAIANQWLVPFHYYGLPDPVDYSKLRWVGGTSGYAQNELESALVDRERLERVTAALTSADFPGSRSLVFCVGIGHAAQTAESLRQAGLRVALVHSGPGSDDRAWSVDALSRGDLDAIVSVDVFNEGVDIPAVDRVVLLRPTDSATVYLQQIGRGLRLCPEVGKSTLTVIDFVGNHKRARVHFDLLGMSLDDVASAVSGTALRRSYSDGRVIYVAPEALDAVRAVHVATRGTRARVDEAFDLARDELDVARPSLLDVASRCGLSPTTLVRLYGSWLDYLGQRGALSADDRALKADSRVSALLLDVETTAMSGPHKMVLLGAMADRGVTRVTMAELAGSLRRFVEVRHPAAIAHISQPAWASDTGLANNLRENPAHHLSKSHPQSFGLEDGVFELLIPAGVEATLVLAAVAERTEARLYDFLRHRPTSGAEVVGSVIKQGRGLTLNVAKQRARLPPAETWIPLRAQGATYFGKVMAKYINVIARKEDGTNEATQFLLEVVAAATVEQALGRTVRLTPSVEQGRTVWLLEAT; encoded by the coding sequence ATGCCGCTGCTCCCGATGTGGGAAGGCGAAAGCCCGGAGGAAGGAGCAGAGACCCTTCCTCCGGACGTCTATCAAGTGGTGTTGGCGCAGGCAGCGCACCGGGTCGCTGGTGAGCTGGCGAGCGCGCTACGGCGCGGTGATGGCCAGAACGCATCGCGGTTGGCGGCGAAGCTCCGCGCTCTCGTGACCGGCTTGGATGCGGCCCCAGCTGCGTCGGGCCTGACTCCGTCCCTGCGAGCGGGCTGGGCGATCCGCCAAGGCGACGCGGATCCCGCGGCTGGCGCGCGCCTGTTCTCGAGCGAGACGCCGTCGCTCTTCGACGGGCTGCGCGCGGTGGCGTGGAACGCCCGTGAGCTCGACATTGTCGTTGCGTACGCGCAGCCCGCTGGGGTCAGTCTCCTGCGGCAGCTCCTCGAGCGCCTGGTGCACCGAGGCGCCCGGGTTCGGATCCTGCTCGGTGCGTACTTGGACGGAACGCATCCGGACGCGCTGCGTCAGCTCAAAGAGCTGCTGGGGACTGGAGCTTCGGCATCGATCCGCTTCGTACCCGACCGATACGAACATTTTCATCCCAAGGTCTATCGGGTGCTGGACGACGCGGGTCGCGAGCACCTGTTCGTTGGTTCGGCGAACCTCTCCTACTCCGCGCTGACCGGGAGCGAGGCCGTCGAGTGGACACTCGGCATCGACGAGTCCACGGCGCCTGCGCTGGTGGCACTCGGCAGGGCTCGCGTGGACATGCTCCTGACGACGCGCGGCGAGCCGCTCACGGACCAGCTGATCTCGGAGTATGACGCGAGTCGTCGCCGCCGGGTGCTGCCCCCGGACGATATCATCGAGCTGGACCTTCCCCGGACCAGCGAGAGCGCCAACGCAGCGCAGGTGAAGGCGCTCGAGGCCCTCGTCGAAGTGCGCCGTGCCGGTCACCAACGCGCCCTCGTGGTCGCGGCAACGGGTCTCGGGAAGACGGTGCTCGCGGCGCTCGACTCACTCGTCGTGGCGCCGAGCGGTCGGGTGCTGTTCGTCGCGCACCGGCAGGAAATCCTGCTGCAAGCCCGGCGGACCTTCGAGCGCTTCCGAGCGGACGGAACGTGTGGGCTCTTCAACCAATACGAAAAAGCCATCGACGCGCGCCATGTCTTTGCCTCGGTGTTCAGCCTGGACGCCGTGGGGGCCGCAGAGCTCACGCACTTCGACTACGTGGTGATCGACGAGGCGCACCACGCTTCAGCGCAGACCTATCGGGACGTCCTCGGGCGGGTGTCGCCGACGTTTGTCCTCGGTCTCACTGCGACACCGGAACGGCTCGACGGCGGCAACATCTACGAGCTGTTCGACAACGTGGTGGCGTACGAGGCTGGCATGTTGGATGCCATCGCCAACCAGTGGCTCGTGCCATTCCACTACTACGGACTCCCGGATCCAGTGGATTACTCGAAGCTGCGCTGGGTTGGTGGGACGAGTGGGTACGCCCAGAACGAGCTCGAATCGGCGCTGGTCGACCGCGAGCGGCTCGAGCGCGTGACCGCGGCGCTGACCTCGGCCGACTTTCCCGGTTCGCGTAGCCTCGTGTTCTGCGTCGGCATCGGGCACGCGGCGCAGACAGCGGAGAGTCTTCGACAGGCCGGCTTGCGGGTGGCGTTGGTGCACAGTGGCCCCGGAAGCGACGACCGTGCCTGGTCGGTCGATGCGCTGTCGAGAGGTGACCTCGACGCCATCGTCAGCGTCGACGTCTTCAACGAGGGTGTGGACATCCCGGCCGTGGACCGCGTGGTGTTGTTGCGGCCCACCGACTCGGCCACCGTCTACTTGCAGCAGATTGGGCGTGGCCTCCGTCTCTGCCCCGAAGTGGGGAAATCGACGCTGACCGTCATCGACTTTGTGGGAAACCACAAACGTGCACGGGTGCACTTTGACCTGCTCGGTATGTCGCTCGACGACGTAGCGAGCGCTGTGTCTGGCACCGCCCTGAGGCGTTCCTACAGCGACGGCCGGGTGATCTACGTCGCACCCGAAGCGCTCGACGCTGTGCGCGCGGTTCATGTGGCGACTCGTGGAACGAGAGCGCGAGTGGATGAAGCCTTCGACCTGGCGCGAGACGAGCTTGATGTAGCGCGTCCTTCACTGCTTGACGTCGCGAGTCGCTGCGGGCTCTCTCCGACGACCCTCGTCCGACTCTACGGCAGCTGGCTGGACTACCTCGGCCAGCGGGGCGCGCTCAGCGCGGACGACCGGGCGCTGAAGGCCGATTCGCGCGTCTCTGCGCTGCTCTTGGATGTGGAGACCACGGCCATGAGCGGACCGCACAAGATGGTCCTCTTGGGCGCGATGGCGGACCGCGGTGTCACGCGGGTGACCATGGCGGAGCTCGCGGGGTCGCTTCGCCGGTTCGTGGAGGTTCGCCACCCGGCGGCAATCGCGCACATCTCGCAGCCGGCTTGGGCCAGCGACACCGGTCTCGCGAACAACCTTCGCGAGAACCCAGCGCACCATCTGAGCAAGAGCCACCCGCAGTCTTTTGGGTTGGAGGATGGCGTGTTCGAGCTCCTTATTCCGGCGGGCGTCGAGGCTACTCTGGTCCTTGCCGCGGTCGCCGAGCGCACTGAAGCGCGCCTCTATGACTTCCTTCGCCATCGGCCCACGAGCGGAGCGGAGGTCGTGGGGTCGGTCATCAAGCAGGGGCGGGGCCTCACGCTGAACGTCGCCAAACAGCGTGCGCGACTGCCGCCGGCGGAGACCTGGATCCCTCTCCGGGCCCAGGGCGCGACCTATTTCGGCAAAGTGATGGCGAAGTACATCAACGTCATAGCGCGTAAGGAGGACGGCACGAACGAGGCGACGCAGTTCTTGTTGGAAGTCGTGGCTGCTGCGACGGTCGAGCAGGCGCTCGGCCGGACCGTTCGGCTGACGCCGTCCGTGGAGCAAGGCCGCACGGTCTGGTTGCTCGAAGCGACCTAG
- a CDS encoding type IV toxin-antitoxin system AbiEi family antitoxin domain-containing protein has protein sequence MPAHVEPAPSWDRLFEFAVGQEGHFTTKQAAEAGYSPQLLLKYLKNGRIIRVRRGVYRIVHFPAGEHEDLAAIWLWSEREGVFSHETALMLLNLSDALPRKVNLTLPAVWAKRRFRVPKGVLLHHEDIPKNERMEIGAVPVTNALRTLLDCVDAHVSPELIDAAVRQARARGLIDRDGAKAVQARRRAA, from the coding sequence GTGCCTGCTCATGTTGAGCCTGCGCCGAGCTGGGACCGCCTGTTCGAGTTCGCAGTCGGTCAGGAGGGTCACTTCACCACGAAGCAAGCGGCTGAGGCGGGGTACTCCCCGCAGCTCCTGCTCAAGTACCTGAAGAACGGGCGGATTATCCGCGTTCGGCGTGGCGTCTATCGAATCGTTCACTTTCCAGCGGGCGAGCACGAGGACCTTGCCGCAATCTGGCTCTGGTCGGAGAGGGAGGGGGTCTTCTCGCATGAGACCGCGCTCATGCTCCTCAACCTCTCGGATGCGCTCCCGCGAAAGGTGAACCTGACGCTGCCCGCGGTCTGGGCCAAGCGTCGCTTCCGCGTGCCGAAGGGCGTCCTCCTTCACCACGAGGACATTCCGAAGAACGAGCGCATGGAGATTGGCGCGGTCCCCGTGACGAACGCGCTTCGGACTCTGCTCGACTGCGTGGACGCGCATGTGTCTCCCGAGCTCATCGATGCCGCAGTTCGACAGGCGCGGGCACGCGGGCTCATAGACAGGGACGGCGCGAAGGCGGTTCAGGCACGCCGGAGGGCCGCGTGA
- the dgt gene encoding dNTP triphosphohydrolase, with protein sequence MARDKRRHSAAKAGDARSWSAIDRDRVLHTSAFRRLDSVTQVVAPEEGHVFHNRLTHSMKVGQVARRIAEKVAKGLKDEKLKPDPEVAEAAGFAHDLGHPPFGHAAETALDDLVTAEGLSDGYEGNAQTFRIVTKLAVRTHKHLGLDLTRATLSAVLKYPWYRAAKEGKDVIERDGGRLDKHKKWGAYRTEEQDFEFCRRGGPPGDARSIEAQCMELADDIAYSIHDAEDFYRAGIVPLDRLAASDDGLSPEAERFLKRAFDRSGTTGKTQQKLADAFKVAMAACAVAESYRGTYHHRAKLRMWTSDQIQDLVNGINVTEKSGQVLLSLPENLRNRIEILKELTWVYVILNPRLATQQVGHRRIVEELFEDYLDAVKKKKRHVLPGRFADQPAGTSKELYAGLSPAKRRVRLVADIVSSMTDQEALMLHRRLRGTAPGSALDGRVL encoded by the coding sequence GTGGCGCGCGATAAGAGACGTCACTCCGCTGCAAAAGCCGGGGACGCTCGTAGCTGGAGCGCGATCGACCGTGATCGCGTTCTGCACACGTCGGCTTTCCGACGGCTGGACTCGGTCACTCAGGTCGTAGCGCCTGAGGAGGGGCACGTGTTTCACAACCGCCTCACGCACTCCATGAAGGTCGGGCAAGTTGCGCGACGGATCGCTGAAAAGGTCGCGAAGGGGCTCAAGGACGAGAAGCTGAAGCCGGACCCGGAGGTGGCGGAGGCCGCTGGATTTGCGCACGATCTAGGACACCCGCCATTCGGACATGCAGCAGAGACGGCGCTGGATGACTTGGTCACCGCCGAGGGTCTGTCGGACGGCTACGAGGGCAACGCCCAGACGTTCAGAATAGTCACCAAGCTGGCAGTTCGAACCCACAAGCACCTCGGGCTCGACCTGACGCGCGCCACTCTGTCGGCCGTTCTGAAGTACCCCTGGTACAGAGCAGCCAAGGAAGGGAAGGACGTCATCGAGCGAGATGGCGGGCGGCTCGACAAGCACAAGAAGTGGGGTGCTTACAGGACCGAAGAGCAGGACTTCGAGTTTTGTCGGCGCGGTGGCCCGCCCGGAGACGCTCGCAGCATCGAAGCTCAGTGCATGGAGCTGGCGGACGACATCGCGTACTCGATCCATGACGCTGAGGACTTCTATCGTGCGGGAATCGTCCCGCTGGATCGGCTGGCCGCGAGCGACGATGGTCTATCCCCCGAAGCGGAGCGATTCCTGAAGCGAGCGTTTGACCGCAGCGGCACTACTGGCAAGACGCAGCAGAAGCTCGCAGATGCTTTCAAGGTCGCCATGGCTGCGTGCGCGGTGGCCGAGTCCTACAGAGGCACGTATCACCACCGCGCCAAGCTCCGAATGTGGACTTCTGACCAGATCCAAGACCTCGTGAACGGGATCAACGTCACGGAGAAGTCGGGGCAGGTGTTGCTCAGCCTTCCGGAGAATCTTCGCAACCGTATCGAAATTCTGAAAGAGCTGACCTGGGTCTACGTGATCTTGAATCCACGACTCGCCACGCAGCAGGTCGGGCACAGGCGGATCGTCGAAGAACTCTTCGAGGACTACCTTGACGCGGTGAAGAAAAAGAAACGACACGTCCTTCCGGGACGTTTCGCAGATCAGCCGGCTGGAACGTCGAAAGAACTCTACGCAGGTCTTAGCCCAGCCAAGCGGCGCGTCCGACTCGTCGCGGACATCGTGTCGAGCATGACCGACCAGGAAGCGCTGATGCTACATCGTCGGCTCCGCGGGACAGCGCCGGGGTCTGCCCTCGATGGACGGGTCCTGTAG